The DNA segment TAAAGATCACATAAGAAAACAGTATTATTAAGAGATAAGAAAATGTGTCAATATGGCATGAAAAATGCAGACGCTTATGCTGATAATGTTGTTGATATCAAAATGAACTGTTATTCTATAAGACCCTGAATGCCCTTACCTTTAGCGGTAGATGCTTTTGCAGGAGGACGCATGGTTTAAATGAGACGGAGCAAATTGCTGACGAGTGAATCCTAAAGGACAGAGATTAGATATTATTAAAACTCCAAATGTAAAATCACAACACACAAAATTGAAGCAAAGAATTCTTGACAGAGGATATATTAAAAATCCTTACTGTGAAAtcggctcttttttttttttaccagcacTGACTTAAATCCATCGATGGTTGGATGATTCTCAGCAAGACTGATTACCAACTCAActgaaaaacacataaaacaacaGACTGTTACTACAGACTTCCACAGACACACAAATTGTGTGCCAAAATACCTTTTACTACAGTAACTTACAATCTTTTGTAAGTTACTACTTACTACCTTACAATCTTTTAACAGCTTTCAAATgattttaaagtattaaagacATTTCCAACGGAACAACAAGCAATCGTTACTGGCAGCAACCagtcttttttaatataaaaggaTTCTAGATAAACGAAAGgtaacttcttcttcttcttcttcttcttcttcttcttcttttagagTTTAACTGGCGGTTGGCAGACCAACTtaaggtgcatttaccgccatCTACCAGACAGGAGTGTGGTCGTCGAGAATAGTCAGAGGGAATTATTCACCTAAGCGCATGATACAAATATGTACATATTAAATACGGTAGAACAACCCCGTATTTTTGAGAAACCTCATAActtgatttttaacacttttagatACATCTCCTAATAGATTAACTAAAGTAAGCGCTTTCCCTTCTTTATATAGGACTGATGTTAAAAAACTACGCTCTTCCATATAATTATTACACTCTATTAGGACATGTTCAACTGTTTCTGGCTGACCGCAATAATCACAACCTCCTGTCTGATGTTTCCCTATACGGAATAAAGATCTATTGAGACCTAAATGGCCAATCCTTAAACGTGTCAGCACTGCCTCTTCTCTCCTACTTCCATCCCTAGATCTACCCCCTCCCACATTTCTTTGCACACAGTAAATATATGTCTGCCAGTGTCATTACTATCCCACTGCTCTTGACACATCCCAATCACTTTTTCCTGAATAATAGATTTCCCTTCAGCTTTGCATAAAGGGACATTGATGTTAACCTCATCCAATTTCAAGGCCTGTTTAGCTACAATATCCACCTCTTCATTTCCATCAATACCTACATGGGCAGATACCCAAACAAACTGAACACAAACACCTTTACTATGCAGCTGAAACAATATATGGTAAATTTTGTATAATAGATCTAGTCTGCATGACTTTCCTGTTTTTATGCTCAATAATGCAGCTTGACTGAGGCAACTACAGCTCTGTTTATGCCCCcaatataattaataaacaaCCAATTAAGAGCTAAAGCAATGGCAGTGAGTTCAACAGTATACACTGCAAGATAATCAGAAgttcttcttttaattttgatgttataTTGTGGAATACTCACTGCCGCTCCTGTTCTGCCATTGTTGGGCTCTTTAGACCCATCAGTATACAGTGCAAGGTGTTCTTTAAACTGCTCAAAATATAAATCCTGTAACTTCTAATTCCGGGTTACATTACAAGCGTCCTCTAGCGGACAAATGAGCAAAACCAAATCCAAAACCTGTACTGaaatgctaaattattattagtagcagtagtaatatttgtgtgtgcgtgtgtgtgtgtgaataaaactAAAGGTTTTTAACGTTAACTGTAATATTAATAACATATCACTTAACTTATTTTATCTTCCACAGATTTAATACACAATGCACGGAGATAATACAttaaattcaaatgtaattaatttaaatatcattcaaacaaatacatatatactgtGATGTTTGGCCAAAAATTCCTCATCACTTTGtctcatattatatattttattatattatattttaatataatataatataatataatataatattatattatattatattatattatattttaatcatattatatattgtattatattttgcgTTAATTTAAATACAACCTAAAGATTATCGACGAAATGTAAGGAAAGACTCAAAATCTGGACTCAAAATCTCACTCCAGAGATCAGTTAGGTaaaaaaccctaaccctaactctttTTTTGACTGTtgtcattatattatataatagatCTAGCGCGACATCTAGTGGCACAAATATGAATGTCAGGTCACTCCACTGACAGTTCCCTGCGTTAATCCGCACCCAGGACAGGTCGGTGCGGATCTATGATGCTGAGATTGGGATTCGCGTGGTCTACATTATCAGCCACCAGTAAACACATCGCACAGGCCAGGCTCTTCACCGGATCCCCTCTGCGCAAAAACAGTCCTCGTACAGTATTATATTACAGCACCACTGGACTACCACAAGCCCTCCAGTTTTGCCAAAAGTCAGTTCTTGCCAGTACAAGATTGTTCTGGGACAGCTCCAGGTAGGCACTGGCCTCTCACACCCTCATACTTCCAGGCTGAGTGCTTCATCTGCTTGCGTAACGGATCAGAAAGTGCTGAAGCTTTCGTTAGCGCTACAGCTAACTAACTTACAGTGACCTTGGTTAACGTTATATGTTTCAAATAAGTAAGCTGATGCCCAAAAATTCTGTCTAGGACATTTCTTAATGTTGAATGCATACAAAAATGCTATCTAGATAGGTAGCTTACTAAGTTCTGAGACACACACGGCTATTGTTTATACGCGAAACGTATGCTATTGATATTGTAACTGTTCTAAAGTATGTTTACAAATAAATGGTGGCATATCCTTTCTAAAGCTGGTTTTCTGGCTAGTTTTGGATGGTCTTATCTGGACAACAGCCACCTGTAAAGTTCCCATTCTAAaccattcttttttattatttccccGCCCCTGTATACTAAGGTCCCCTAGTGTGCAGTGGCACTCAGAGCACtttcaatattaatttaatttaccacAGATATATCCTGTGGTTGCTTTAGGTCTTCTGGAGTGAATTTCTTCAGCATGGCATCAGGAGGTGATGCACCGGACAGATCAAAGACCCCAAAACACACCAATCGCCTGAGTAAAGAGAAGTCTTCCTATTTATTACAACATGCGCATAACCCTGTGGATTGGTGAGATCTTTAGGCTTACTGTAAAATGCAAATTcagtttagattattattatttttttattttttttgaaatcATCAACTAAAAGCACCATGTGAATTTTTTACTACTATAattcttattataatttataatgaaaCATCCCTGTATTACTGTATGGAAATCAAATAAGACTTCTATTAGATTTTAATTCAAACATTAGTTAATTTAATTTtgccattaaatatatatatatatatatatatatatatatatatatatatatatatatatatatatatatatatatatatatatattattttttatttttattttttattttttattttttttttttttctggtgttttCTTCCTTAACAGGTATCCATGGGGGCAAGAAGCCTTTGATAAAGCAAAGAGTGAAGACAAGCCCATTTTTCTTTCAGGTAACATATTGGTATACTTGAAAACATGTTGGATACATGCTTTATTAGTGTTGTTTAATGCATAAGTCTAAATATTACAGTTTCTACTGCTTCTTATTGCTTGAAGTGGGTTATTCCACCTGTCACTGGTGTCACGTGATGGAGAGGGAATCGTTTGAAGACGAGGAGATTGGAAAAATCCTCAGCAAGAACTTTGTCTGTATAAAGGTGGACAGAGAGGAGAGGCCTGATGTGGACAAAGTTTACATGACATTTGTGCAGGTTTGGACCAATAGAATTCATTGCTGTCAAGGCCATAAGTTACAAAGTGTCGTGGATAATTGAAATACGATGAATGGCTTCTGCTTAGGCGACCAGTGGTGGTGGTGGTTGGCCAATGAGTGTGTGGCTCACACCAGATCTCAGGCCATTCATAGGTGGCACTTACTTTCCACCCAGAGACAGTGGAAGAAGACCTGGACTGAAAACGGTGCTTTTACGAATTATAGAACAAGTAAGAGCAGagattcttgtaatattttgaatatgttaAACTTTTTCGTATGTATTTTCTTCAATCATGTATGTCCTTTTTTACTTTATGGAAAAAATTAGTTCTTTTGTGTCTATAGTTTGATGTTAAGCAGGATAAGATTATGTTGATGATATATTTTTATAagagtattaaaaaataaaataatttcatgacTAACTGTACTGTATACTAAGGTCCCATAGTGAGCAGTGGCACTCAGTTAGAGCAGGGGGATTTCCAACTGAGGTCAGGTAGCCACAAGAGGGGTCCACGGAAAAGcgtataatgataataatattaaaaacaataataataataatgttaaagtttaacaaacaaaattattatgttttattgtattaactGTCTAGTTTTCTAGTTTATAAATCTAACAGTAGTCTTTAAAAGATCAAATTAATAGATATTAATActaatagatagatatatatatatatttttttacagtataaatgggccttaaaacatgaatatatatagTTGCCTTTATATAGACAGTGGCATCCAAAGATTGAAAACCTTGTACTGTGGTGCTCTGATGTCTGAGTACCTTCATACTGTGTGTTTCAGTGGCAAAGCAACAGAGAAACCCTGGAGTCGACTGGAGAGAGAGTACTGGAAGCCCTCAGGAAGGGGACAGAAATCTCTGCCAGCCCTGGAGAAACTCTTCCACCCGGCCCAGATGTTGCCAACAGATGTTACCAGCAGCTGGCTCACTCTTATGAAGAAGAATATGGAGGTTTTCGAGAGGCACCTAAGTTTCCTTCACCTGGTAAACAAAACACTGGGATGAATTGAAAGGATTTATCACTAAAACGTGTACAGTATTTACAGCCtgtcattcatttattattagaaCAGTCACAAATTTCACAAAATTCTGTTAACCACCTGTCTTGTTTTTCCAGTGAATCTAATGTTCCTGATGTCATTTTGGGCAGTAAATCGTGCCAGCTCTGAGGGAGCAGAAGCACTGCGAATGGTCCTTCACACTCTCCGAATGATGGCACTAGGGGGCATTCATGACCATGTGGCACAGGTGACATGCAAATACTGTGTATTCAGAACCTGTCTCAACTATAACAGATGTTAATTATCAATGCTTCCCTTTTAATTACATAACCAAACACAAAAATCTTCTTTTTTTCAGGGCTTTCACAGATACTCCACCGACTCCTCCTGGCATGTTCCTCACTTTGAAAAGATGTTATACGATCAAGGCCAGCTTGCTGTGGCCTATATCACTGCTTACCAGGTGGGAATATATTTGTGGGGGTTCTCATTATatgcatttgatatattttttaatatttgatgtatattttctgtttcttttatcTGTCCAGATAATTGCTTATATCTAGAAAAGCAATAATGAAACACTGTACTTCTGTACTTCTGGAGTTTCTAGACAGAATAAGGACTTTATTGGTGTTTTATATCCcttattttgtgtttctttatCAAAAGAGATGGTTACCCGAAAATGAAAATATCCTCACACTCAGgtcatcaaagatgtagatgagtttgtctagtgttaacttcaaaccattgcttctggctaaaatatgactcTTTTATtgatttctccagtgaaaagtcatctgaatcaggagagaaatatgcactgatCATACaaagtttacaagcaaaaacaagcccaaaacagTCCTAGATAAATATGTGGGTGCATTTGGATGTGAGAGGAGAATAGTGGATGGACTTTTTTGTTCTTGTGTTattagctgtttgaactctcattcatACGGATCCATTGGTGATGTAATGTGACCCCCCcacccaaatctgttctgataaagaaacaaactcatttacatcttgggtggcctgagagtacatttttagcaaattttccaTTATTTT comes from the Carassius carassius chromosome 39, fCarCar2.1, whole genome shotgun sequence genome and includes:
- the LOC132121543 gene encoding spermatogenesis-associated protein 20-like isoform X2, with product MMLRLGFAWSTLSATSKHIAQARLFTGSPLRKNSPRTVLYYSTTGLPQALQFCQKSVLASTRLFWDSSRSSGVNFFSMASGGDAPDRSKTPKHTNRLSKEKSSYLLQHAHNPVDWYPWGQEAFDKAKSEDKPIFLSVGYSTCHWCHVMERESFEDEEIGKILSKNFVCIKVDREERPDVDKVYMTFVQATSGGGGWPMSVWLTPDLRPFIGGTYFPPRDSGRRPGLKTVLLRIIEQWQSNRETLESTGERVLEALRKGTEISASPGETLPPGPDVANRCYQQLAHSYEEEYGGFREAPKFPSPVNLMFLMSFWAVNRASSEGAEALRMVLHTLRMMALGGIHDHVAQGFHRYSTDSSWHVPHFEKMLYDQGQLAVAYITAYQVSGERLFADVARDVLLYVSRDLSDKSGGFYSAEDADSFPTVESTEKREGAFCVWTAGEIRELLPDIVKGAKGAITQATIFMHHYGVKEQGNVDPAQDPHGELQGQNVLIVRYSVELTAAHFGISVDRLSELLSDARAKLAEVRRARPPPHLDTKMLASWNGLMLSGFARVGAVLGDKALLERAERAAFFLREHLWDEEGQRILHSCYRGDNMEVEQAASPIAGFLDDYAFVVCGLLDLFEATQRVHWLQWAEELQLRQDQLFWDSQGSGYFCSDPSDPTLLLALKQGIASTS